The Anoplopoma fimbria isolate UVic2021 breed Golden Eagle Sablefish chromosome 10, Afim_UVic_2022, whole genome shotgun sequence sequence ACGCGAGTCAGAGGACTCGTGGTTTTGAACGTTGTGTTGTTTTGATACAGGGTCGTGACCTCACCTTGCCGTCCCAGCCCAGCGGCAGGTTCTTGGGGTTGTAAATGATCTCGTTGTCCTCGTCTTCGCTCTCGCTCTCActgagctgctcctcctcctcttcctcgcgCTCCTCTCCGGTCCTGGCCTGTTTCCTCTGGACGTTCTCATGAGTCAGCTGCCTCTGCTCCTGTAACCGCCCAATGCCAATCAAAACCGTCAGGGTTTGGGACTGCAACGAGCTAGGTAAAACACGTTTATCAAACCCTTCGTTCGTGAATTCAACAGTAGACATTTTTAACTCACCCCGAGGATCTCCACATATTCATAGACTTGAGATTCCAGGAAGCCAATTTCCTTGTTAcgctctgtgtctctgcagaaGTGATGGATGGAAATTGTTATGCATTATATAAATGAGCACTATCATAAAGACACGGTCAAGCAttagattgattttttttaaacatccacTTACTTTTTAGGGCCTTTGGCTTTGGGATTCTTGGCGAACAGTGAAGGGTCCAGCGATTCCAGGGATTTGCCTTTTGTGCTGAAGAGCCTCTGAGCTCTCTCCTCCAGAGTCctgtccaacacacacacacacacaaccggaTTTAATCGGTTGTCCTAACTGCATGCAGAACGTGCACGAATAGCCTAGTAAATAATAAGCATTCCCATCCCATGTCCTTGCTTGCAGTCTGAATGCTGTCCACATACTAGAGGCTACAACTATTGTTTCCCCAAAGTCACCCTTGGGCgccaaaaatgatttgtttaaccacacatttaaattaagtttaatagaaaaacaagttgacatttacaaacaataaaatgtattaattgccGGTAACTGTGCCTAGGACAGCTCCTGGTGCCGGTTGTCATGGGTACCCAACATTCCAATTGCACTGCGCTTATAAATATCAAATTTATATCACCCTTTCAACTTCTCAAAACTTGTAAGAGTTAAGTTTAAGGTTCTGCAGACatttaagacacacacacatatatatatatatatatctcagttTAATGTTATTCTTATTAGCATGCAGAAGACATTCTCACCCTCCACATTTCAGTCCCAACGCCATGAGGGCAGACTTCAATCTGTCCAGACCCAAGGAAGCCAACTCCTGTGAAAaggaataagaaaaacacaccagtCGAGGTATGAATAAGCAACCCGAgtagtattttttaaaacataaatcttTAAATGTGAGCACAAACAATGTTTTACCTCCCAGgaagaaaaagcagagaggtCCAGATGAGCTCCAGCGTGTGTCAAAGCACTGCTTGTTTCTttctacaaagaaaaacacaaaattaacaGGTCAGATAAGATGTATGCCCAACACCCTAACCATCTTCACATATGAACAGGAGAACTTACAGGCCAGCCTGGGAAGGTCCCATTGTCCCATTTCTTTTCAAAGTCTATCAGCACTTTGCCGTAGAGCTCGTTCTGGTCCAGCAGAGGTTTGACCCGTTCTGTGTAGTCCTGCAGATACTCCAGCAGCATCTCCAAGTACCTGCACAAACAACCACCACACTGGGTTAGTACAAGAACACACAGAGCGTGCACATATTATCCTAATCTACACACATTTATGcgttatttataatatattgaAAAGGTCCATGATACGTCTTTAAGTTAAGATGGGTTCATTTTCTTGTCTTTACAGctaaatatatttcttcttcatgttccgTACAGCTGTTAGCTGTCAGTTCTGATGGAAATAAGCATGATGGACCTACTTTCTGTATTCAGCATTCTTCCTGTCCTTGGGGATGTCAAAGAGCTGGTCGAATGAAGACAGGTAAGAGATATACTCCAGTTTCTGTAGGGAAAGAGCAAAGATTGTGGTTAAAAATAACTTATCCAGTTTAGAGGAACAGCATGAATTATGCAGACTTAAAAAGGGATCATAACCTCGGCTCCCTTCAGGTTGATGAACTTCAGGTAGCAGTCGTGGAGGTCGAGGTAGCGGCCGTATCCTTCCTCGTCACTGAACTCCACCATGTctgtaaaagacaaacaaaaccagACCAGTGTGTTAGCCAGCGACATCAGTCTTAAGTAGATTACTTTTAAACGAGGTAGATCCCTAAAATGGTCAGCTGACCTTCTACAGAGCAACAATCCTAAGGAAGCCTGCCTCTAATGTATGGATATATAGACTTACTCTGAGCCTCCTCGCTGGGGTTCTCTCTGGCCTTCATCAGCTCCTCAAACTCTGCAGACATGGGAATGGAAAtctacaagaaaacaaaagaaaagtattattgttcattttctttgtcaaaaaAGGTTTACATAGTTTCAAATTAGACTGTATAAAAAGTAAGAGGTTAACTACCTCATTTGGGTGCTTTCTGTGAAACTCCTTTATGTGTTTCAGTCTGTTGTAGAACTCTGCGAACTCATTTGGTCCTGAGATTGCACCAAGCTCATCTTTTCTCATTCTGTcggtaagaagaagaagaaaaaatgttcaAGATAACAGGTTAAGAGACTGTGTGTAACTAGTATGGTACAATTTCTGTTTCTAGGTTGATCAAaagaaatagaatagaaaacaTATTGAGACATTGGGTATTGTGTTTACCAACTCAATATAATTACACAATCTGCAATTTGCAAAAAAGCACCATTCAAACAGATCTGGATTACAATTAATGTTTGTGTAGCCTCTTTAACTGGAGCAGGTTAGTCACTTACCCATCTTTGTCTTCATAGGAATCTCTGAGATTTCCACTCACTTCCATATACCTCTgtcaaaagagaaacattttcatgtaaagCATTTA is a genomic window containing:
- the sf3a3 gene encoding splicing factor 3A subunit 3, translated to METILEQQRRYHEEKERLMDAKTKEMLHKKSTLREQINSDHRTRAMLDRYMEVSGNLRDSYEDKDGMRKDELGAISGPNEFAEFYNRLKHIKEFHRKHPNEISIPMSAEFEELMKARENPSEEAQNMVEFSDEEGYGRYLDLHDCYLKFINLKGAEKLEYISYLSSFDQLFDIPKDRKNAEYRKYLEMLLEYLQDYTERVKPLLDQNELYGKVLIDFEKKWDNGTFPGWPKETSSALTHAGAHLDLSAFSSWEELASLGLDRLKSALMALGLKCGGTLEERAQRLFSTKGKSLESLDPSLFAKNPKAKGPKKDTERNKEIGFLESQVYEYVEILGEQRQLTHENVQRKQARTGEEREEEEEEQLSESESEDEDNEIIYNPKNLPLGWDGKPIPYWLYKLHGLNINYNCEICGNYTYRGPKAFQRHFAEWRHAHGMRCLGIPNTAHFANVTQIEDAVSLWSKLKSQKASERWQPDTEEEYEDSSGNVVNKKTYEDLKRQGLL